In Streptomyces seoulensis, the following are encoded in one genomic region:
- a CDS encoding IS110 family transposase, translating to MILIGVDPHKSSHTAVAVDAAGHQVAQRRFVVNAGTFRHLMRWCEQWPDRRFAVEGAGGLGRPLAQQLAAAGENVVDVPSTLSARARLLATGGDRKTDAKDALHVAQVALFRTDLRPVVQEDQTTILRLLTERRDDLVHERTRVLNRLHAVLRDLLPGGAPTGLSADKAAALMKGIRPVTATDNCRRDIARDLLADLRRLDRQVKDNEAEMREAVAATRTTLTTLPGLGTVLAAKVIGHIGDVSRFPTEHHFASYTGSAPLDASSGNNVRHRLNTGGNRALNSVLHTIAVCQIRDGGRGQDYYLRKISEGKTPSEARRALKRRLSNVVYRIMKRDQRNHLAHAA from the coding sequence GTGATCCTGATCGGTGTCGATCCCCACAAGTCGTCCCACACCGCCGTCGCCGTCGATGCCGCCGGCCACCAGGTGGCCCAGCGCCGATTCGTCGTCAACGCCGGAACCTTCCGCCATCTGATGCGCTGGTGCGAGCAATGGCCCGACCGTCGTTTCGCGGTCGAGGGCGCCGGCGGCCTGGGCCGCCCCCTCGCCCAGCAGCTGGCCGCCGCCGGCGAGAACGTGGTGGACGTGCCCTCGACCCTGTCGGCCCGGGCCCGGCTGCTGGCCACCGGCGGAGACCGGAAGACCGACGCCAAGGACGCCCTCCACGTCGCCCAGGTTGCTCTCTTCCGCACCGACCTGCGGCCCGTGGTCCAAGAAGACCAGACCACGATCCTGCGGCTGCTGACCGAGCGGCGGGACGACCTGGTCCACGAGCGCACCCGCGTTCTCAACCGGCTGCATGCCGTCCTGCGCGATCTTCTGCCCGGCGGAGCACCCACCGGTCTGTCGGCGGACAAGGCCGCGGCCTTGATGAAGGGCATCCGGCCGGTCACGGCCACCGACAACTGCCGCCGGGACATAGCCCGTGACCTGCTGGCCGACCTGCGCAGACTGGACCGGCAGGTCAAGGACAACGAAGCCGAGATGCGCGAGGCCGTCGCCGCGACCCGCACCACACTGACCACCCTGCCGGGCCTGGGCACCGTGCTGGCCGCGAAGGTCATCGGCCACATCGGGGACGTCAGCCGGTTCCCCACCGAGCACCACTTCGCCAGCTACACCGGCAGCGCACCCCTGGACGCCTCCAGCGGCAACAACGTCCGCCACCGGCTCAACACCGGCGGCAACCGCGCGCTGAACTCGGTCCTGCACACCATCGCCGTCTGCCAGATCCGCGACGGCGGGCGCGGGCAGGACTACTACCTCCGCAAGATCAGCGAGGGCAAGACGCCTTCGGAGGCCCGCAGGGCCCTCAAGCGACGCCTGTCCAACGTGGTCTACCGGATCATGAAACGAGACCAACGAAACCACCTCGCCCATGCCGCTTGA
- a CDS encoding IS110 family transposase translates to MQTSEQPRSGHVVIGVDTHKHVHVAAVMDTIGGILATLTIPTDTGDFQQLADWADSFGHILAFGIEGTGSYGATLTSFLRRAGHKVVEAGRPDRRLRRMNGKSDTLDAENAARAVLAGFATATPKTADGEAEMIRQLKIAHDQAVEQRAAAMITIKAILIHASDALRRETAGKTQISLARQLAALRPRRLEGPEDALRHTLRTLAKRWQYLDAEAKELTKMIGDLVQRVAPQLLEPFGIGVDTAAEILVVTGDNPERIKSEAALAKLAGIAPVPTGSGMTGGRHRINHGGHRQLNAAIYRTVIVRMRIHQPTIDYVARRTAEGKTKREIIRCLKRYVIREVYHLLQPTPRTASAAS, encoded by the coding sequence GTGCAGACCAGCGAGCAACCCAGGTCCGGACACGTCGTAATCGGCGTCGACACGCACAAGCACGTGCACGTCGCAGCGGTGATGGACACCATCGGCGGAATCCTGGCCACCCTCACGATTCCCACCGACACCGGCGACTTCCAGCAACTGGCTGACTGGGCAGACTCGTTCGGTCACATTTTGGCCTTCGGAATCGAGGGCACCGGCTCCTACGGCGCCACGTTGACCTCATTCCTGCGCAGGGCTGGCCACAAGGTGGTCGAGGCCGGACGCCCGGACCGGCGGCTGCGGCGCATGAACGGAAAGTCCGACACCCTGGACGCCGAGAACGCCGCCCGCGCCGTGCTGGCCGGGTTCGCGACGGCCACGCCGAAGACCGCCGACGGCGAGGCCGAGATGATCCGCCAGCTCAAAATCGCCCATGACCAGGCCGTTGAACAGCGCGCGGCGGCAATGATCACAATCAAGGCGATACTCATCCATGCCTCGGACGCCCTGCGCCGGGAGACTGCCGGCAAGACACAGATCAGCCTGGCGCGGCAGCTGGCAGCTCTGCGTCCTCGCCGTCTGGAAGGACCCGAGGACGCACTTCGGCACACCTTGCGGACGCTCGCCAAGCGGTGGCAGTACCTGGACGCCGAGGCCAAGGAGCTGACGAAGATGATTGGCGACCTGGTCCAGCGGGTCGCCCCGCAACTGCTCGAGCCCTTCGGTATCGGCGTGGACACGGCCGCGGAGATCCTCGTCGTGACCGGCGACAACCCCGAGCGGATCAAGTCTGAGGCCGCTCTCGCCAAGCTCGCGGGCATCGCTCCCGTGCCCACCGGCTCCGGCATGACCGGCGGCAGGCATCGCATCAACCACGGTGGCCACCGCCAGCTGAACGCTGCGATCTACAGAACCGTCATCGTCCGAATGCGGATCCACCAGCCCACGATCGACTACGTCGCCCGCCGCACAGCCGAAGGCAAGACGAAACGCGAGATCATCAGATGCCTCAAGCGCTACGTCATCCGCGAGGTCTACCACCTGCTTCAGCCGACCCCACGGACGGCCTCCGCGGCGAGTTGA